A stretch of Myceligenerans xiligouense DNA encodes these proteins:
- a CDS encoding polysaccharide lyase 8 family protein → MKIHVSRRDALALGTAASLAIVTHAPETAAAAGSGGAGLLPADRFDDLRERWLDFLVGAAGSGPDSPAVIEWKQRLSEYAARAYNSSDRFPDPGDSIWPDLRMTGPDPANLTTTYRRVLRIATAWATPGTAQYDDEAVARTLIRWYRYLTNHWYHAGAAPAGNWWFWEIGIPRVLGDLTLVLQHRLRQRDVDRALAAIRAFTPDPNRIEVADRPATGTNRADKVLSCLLRGIAGRSPQDMSLARGALLDTPGGGAHSLLSYATSGDGFYADGSYLHHLVLPHAGSYGRAALAAVAPAVMLLDGTRWSLSSRIMRPILNSPALTFAPFIWNGRMMETVRGRVVAREHERDYRDAWGTAEAVMLLAGYVGEPYHSRFRSFAKGWLERCSEEYKPTSMSDLRRAEELLADAGVVPAPERPGHVQFGVQERMVHRGRGWAFTVATSSARIGRYGWGNGENRYGWHQGDGASYLYLDNDQGQFADDYWPTVDPYRLPGTTASLTERAPGPDSGTPVPAATNRWGGGVGLSRRWGTAGMDLVNELGDVRGKKSWFLLEDSVVAIGSGIVVTGPGAETTVENRSFPAGTAPGFVVDGAPIAPGDRTGLDAPRWAHLDGVAGYVFLGTYAARASVAERTGSWYDINTGGDTAGSRTPRTRTYATLSLTHPSGTGGDRYAYVILPRASASTTRAHATGGTTTVLRGDPRAHVVRAVRGSRWFLFAHLFEPVDDGAVRADGPCAVIASGTRDVARIAVSDPTKSDARLSIQLLLGGWYPNLARADSRLTVRPGQVVEIDADLAGARGASFDAVLTT, encoded by the coding sequence ATGAAGATTCACGTGTCACGACGGGACGCCCTGGCGCTCGGCACCGCCGCCTCGCTGGCGATCGTCACGCACGCCCCGGAGACGGCTGCCGCCGCCGGCTCGGGCGGTGCGGGCCTGCTTCCCGCCGACCGTTTCGACGACCTGCGGGAGCGCTGGCTGGACTTTCTCGTCGGCGCCGCCGGCAGCGGCCCCGACTCCCCCGCCGTGATCGAGTGGAAGCAGCGCCTCTCCGAGTACGCCGCGCGGGCCTACAACAGTTCCGACCGCTTCCCGGACCCCGGCGACAGCATCTGGCCGGACCTGCGGATGACCGGCCCCGATCCGGCGAACCTCACGACCACGTACCGGCGCGTCCTGAGGATCGCCACCGCCTGGGCGACCCCGGGTACCGCCCAGTACGACGACGAGGCCGTGGCGCGCACCCTGATCCGGTGGTACCGCTACCTGACGAACCACTGGTACCACGCCGGCGCCGCACCGGCGGGGAACTGGTGGTTCTGGGAGATCGGCATCCCCCGCGTGCTCGGCGACCTCACCCTGGTCCTCCAGCACCGCCTCCGGCAGAGGGATGTCGACCGGGCGCTGGCGGCGATCCGCGCCTTCACCCCCGACCCCAACCGGATCGAGGTCGCCGACCGCCCGGCCACGGGGACGAACCGGGCCGACAAGGTCCTCAGCTGCCTCCTGCGCGGCATCGCCGGGCGGTCGCCGCAGGACATGTCGCTCGCCCGAGGCGCCCTCCTGGACACTCCGGGTGGCGGGGCGCACAGCCTGCTCTCCTACGCCACCTCCGGGGACGGGTTCTACGCCGACGGGTCCTACCTCCACCACCTCGTCCTCCCGCACGCCGGCTCCTACGGCCGGGCCGCGCTGGCCGCCGTCGCACCGGCCGTGATGCTGCTCGACGGCACCCGGTGGAGCCTGTCCTCGCGGATCATGCGGCCGATCCTGAACAGCCCCGCGCTGACGTTCGCGCCGTTCATCTGGAACGGACGCATGATGGAGACCGTCCGCGGCCGCGTCGTGGCGCGCGAGCACGAGCGCGACTACCGGGACGCGTGGGGCACGGCGGAAGCCGTCATGCTGCTCGCCGGTTACGTCGGCGAGCCGTACCACTCCCGGTTCCGGTCCTTCGCGAAGGGCTGGCTGGAGCGGTGCAGCGAGGAGTACAAGCCCACCAGCATGTCCGACCTGCGGCGCGCCGAGGAGCTCTTGGCCGACGCCGGCGTCGTGCCCGCGCCCGAGCGTCCCGGGCACGTGCAGTTCGGCGTGCAGGAGCGGATGGTGCACCGCGGCCGCGGGTGGGCGTTCACGGTCGCGACGTCGTCGGCCCGCATCGGCCGGTACGGCTGGGGCAACGGCGAGAACCGCTACGGCTGGCACCAGGGCGACGGCGCGTCGTACCTGTACCTCGACAACGACCAGGGGCAGTTCGCCGACGACTACTGGCCCACCGTCGACCCGTACCGCCTGCCCGGCACCACCGCCTCGCTCACCGAGCGCGCTCCCGGGCCGGACTCCGGCACGCCCGTCCCCGCGGCGACGAACCGCTGGGGCGGCGGCGTCGGGCTGTCCCGCCGCTGGGGCACGGCCGGCATGGATCTGGTCAACGAGCTCGGCGACGTGCGGGGCAAGAAGTCGTGGTTCCTGCTGGAGGACTCGGTGGTCGCGATCGGCTCCGGCATCGTCGTCACGGGGCCGGGAGCGGAGACCACGGTCGAGAACCGCTCGTTCCCCGCCGGCACGGCGCCCGGGTTCGTGGTGGACGGCGCACCGATCGCCCCCGGCGACCGCACCGGTCTCGACGCGCCCCGGTGGGCACACCTGGACGGGGTGGCCGGCTACGTCTTCCTCGGCACCTACGCCGCCCGCGCGTCGGTCGCGGAACGCACCGGCTCCTGGTACGACATCAACACGGGAGGCGATACCGCCGGGTCCCGCACGCCCCGTACCCGCACCTACGCCACCCTATCGCTCACGCACCCCAGCGGCACCGGCGGGGACAGGTACGCCTACGTGATCCTGCCGCGGGCGTCGGCGAGCACCACGCGAGCGCACGCCACCGGCGGTACCACCACCGTGCTCCGCGGGGATCCCCGCGCCCACGTCGTCCGTGCGGTGCGGGGCAGCCGCTGGTTCCTGTTCGCGCACCTGTTCGAGCCCGTCGACGACGGCGCCGTGCGGGCCGACGGCCCGTGTGCCGTGATCGCGAGCGGAACGCGGGACGTGGCCCGCATCGCGGTGTCCGACCCGACGAAGTCCGACGCGCGGCTCTCGATCCAGCTCCTGCTCGGCGGCTGGTACCCGAATCTGGCCCGGGCCGACAGCCGGCTCACGGTCCGTCCCGGCCAGGTCGTCGAGATCGATGCGGACCTCGCCGGAGCCCGGGGGGCGTCGTTCGACGCCGTGCTGACGACCTGA
- a CDS encoding MarR family winged helix-turn-helix transcriptional regulator — protein MNQAQQPSSAGATRLASDLADAFVLFHEAIGVRRGLSAGDHKALGVIERSGPLAASELARRTGLTAGAVTGLVNRLVDGGYVRREPCPTDGRRVLISTTEAPHDPVLADALATLEREASSLVDAFDEHQRAAVVGWITVMTERLHAQARRLAR, from the coding sequence GTGAACCAGGCACAGCAGCCGAGTTCTGCCGGAGCGACCCGCCTCGCGTCCGACCTGGCCGATGCCTTCGTGCTGTTCCACGAGGCGATCGGCGTCCGGCGCGGCCTGTCGGCCGGGGACCACAAGGCGCTGGGCGTGATCGAGCGGTCCGGCCCGCTCGCCGCGAGCGAGCTCGCCCGGCGGACCGGGCTCACCGCCGGTGCGGTCACGGGCCTGGTGAACCGCCTGGTCGACGGCGGCTACGTGCGCCGCGAACCGTGCCCGACGGATGGGCGGCGCGTGCTGATCTCGACCACGGAGGCGCCGCACGACCCGGTCCTGGCCGACGCGCTCGCGACGCTGGAACGGGAGGCGTCCTCCCTGGTCGACGCGTTCGACGAGCACCAGCGGGCCGCCGTCGTCGGGTGGATCACCGTGATGACCGAGCGCCTGCACGCGCAGGCGCGCCGGCTCGCCAGGTGA
- a CDS encoding response regulator, giving the protein MIRIVLVDDQELVRAGLRPLAELDGDVEVVGEASDGRAGLRLVRSLRPDVVLMDVRMPQLDGIAATREIVADPALDGVRVLVLTTFDEDEHVFAAIRAGASGYLLKDVTPTDLRAAIRTVAAGDSLLSPAVTTTVMRAVADTSHAADGRHAERVAGLTEREREVLEQVGRGLTNDEIARELYLSPATARTYVSRLLAKLAARDRAALIILAYETGLVP; this is encoded by the coding sequence ATGATCCGGATCGTGCTGGTCGACGACCAGGAGCTCGTGCGGGCCGGGCTGCGCCCGCTGGCGGAGCTCGACGGCGACGTCGAGGTGGTGGGGGAGGCGTCCGACGGCCGCGCCGGGTTGCGCCTCGTGCGGTCGCTGCGGCCCGACGTCGTCCTCATGGACGTGCGGATGCCGCAGCTCGACGGCATCGCCGCGACGCGGGAGATCGTCGCCGACCCGGCCCTCGACGGCGTGCGGGTGCTCGTGCTGACGACGTTCGACGAGGACGAGCACGTGTTCGCGGCGATCCGGGCGGGCGCGTCCGGCTACCTGCTCAAGGACGTGACGCCCACGGACCTGCGGGCCGCGATCCGCACGGTCGCGGCCGGGGACTCGCTCCTGTCACCGGCGGTGACCACGACGGTCATGCGCGCCGTCGCCGACACGTCCCACGCGGCGGACGGACGGCACGCCGAACGGGTCGCGGGGCTCACCGAGCGCGAGCGGGAGGTGTTGGAACAGGTCGGTCGCGGGCTCACGAACGACGAGATCGCCCGGGAGCTGTACCTCTCGCCGGCCACCGCGCGCACCTATGTGTCGCGGCTCCTGGCGAAGCTCGCCGCCCGGGACCGCGCGGCGCTGATCATCCTCGCCTACGAGACGGGACTGGTCCCGTGA
- a CDS encoding sensor histidine kinase codes for MSEASAAEPTAAGRPSPWVTDVVLALAMALVLAVVIAAAIEEEGRAEPGAYAFAAGLGALVLLRRPAPRLMLVLTVLGTFAYYTLGFVPIGMALPAVAALYSAAELRRTGWAVGAGAVLLAVATYYRVGDTDPSAYLTVYDLLTNVALVAAAIALGVAVRLGREARERAAEIRALTATQEARAAERRMQAERLRIARDLHDAVGHNLSVVALHANVAAEAVGRDDDAALGALAHVRSATSDTLHELRATVKLLRGRDVTAADATDRESDASPGRPGRGAAGLAGIEALVAPARSTGLDVVADVDVPPGSIDAAVDAAASRILTEALTNVLRHAGARRARVAVALAGRGGDRVRIEVSDDGAGSGGAAEGSGISGMRERAALLGGTLRAGDAPGGGFTVVADLPARLDA; via the coding sequence GTGTCCGAAGCCAGCGCAGCCGAGCCGACAGCGGCCGGCCGGCCGAGCCCGTGGGTGACCGACGTCGTCCTGGCGCTCGCGATGGCGCTCGTGCTCGCCGTGGTCATCGCCGCCGCCATCGAGGAGGAAGGCCGCGCCGAGCCCGGTGCCTACGCGTTCGCCGCCGGGCTCGGCGCGCTGGTCCTGCTGCGCCGCCCGGCCCCGCGGCTCATGCTGGTGCTCACGGTGCTCGGCACCTTCGCCTACTACACGCTCGGGTTCGTCCCGATCGGCATGGCGCTGCCGGCCGTGGCGGCCCTGTACTCGGCGGCGGAGCTGCGCCGGACGGGGTGGGCGGTCGGGGCGGGAGCCGTGCTCCTGGCCGTGGCGACGTACTACCGCGTCGGCGACACCGACCCGAGCGCCTACCTGACGGTGTACGACCTCCTCACCAACGTCGCGCTCGTCGCCGCCGCCATCGCGCTCGGCGTCGCCGTCCGCCTGGGACGCGAGGCCCGGGAGCGGGCCGCGGAGATCCGGGCGCTCACGGCCACGCAGGAGGCGCGGGCCGCCGAACGGCGGATGCAGGCCGAGCGGCTGCGGATCGCCCGCGACCTGCACGACGCCGTCGGGCACAACCTGTCGGTGGTCGCGCTGCACGCGAACGTCGCGGCCGAGGCGGTCGGGCGCGACGACGACGCCGCGCTCGGCGCGCTGGCGCACGTCCGGTCGGCGACGTCGGACACGCTGCACGAGCTGCGCGCGACCGTGAAGCTGCTGCGCGGCCGCGACGTGACGGCTGCCGACGCGACCGACCGCGAGAGCGACGCCTCGCCCGGTCGACCCGGTCGCGGCGCGGCGGGTCTGGCCGGGATCGAGGCCCTGGTCGCCCCGGCCCGGTCCACGGGCCTCGACGTCGTGGCCGACGTGGACGTGCCGCCGGGATCGATCGACGCCGCGGTGGACGCCGCAGCGTCCCGGATCCTCACCGAGGCGCTCACGAACGTGCTGCGGCATGCGGGCGCGCGGCGCGCGCGGGTCGCCGTCGCGCTGGCCGGGCGCGGCGGCGACAGGGTCAGGATCGAGGTGTCCGACGACGGCGCCGGGTCCGGCGGGGCCGCCGAGGGCTCCGGGATCTCCGGCATGCGCGAGCGGGCCGCCCTGCTCGGCGGCACGCTGCGCGCGGGCGACGCACCGGGCGGCGGGTTCACCGTCGTCGCCGACCTCCCGGCGAGACTGGACGCATGA
- a CDS encoding multicopper oxidase family protein: protein MSARPGLAGLAALGVALAVSGCGSFGGSVTPVRAVEFGSELAIPPLAGSSVVDGVRTFDLTAQSGTSEFLPGVETPTWGFDGPYLGPTLRAERGERVAVRVTNELDEATSVHWHGMHLPPAMDGGPHQPVAPGQTWEPTWEIDQPAATLWYHPHPHGATEEHVYRGLAGLFLLDDDASRAAVLPSEYGVDDVPVVVQDKVFDDAGRLELQHDGGEPGTLGDTVMTNGTVGAYHEVTTERVRLRLLNGSTARTYAFGFADRPFDLVATDGGLLDAPVRLDEVRLAPGERAEIVVALEPGEVTRLRSADPDLGGIAASFAMGGNDAFDVLELRAGEDLAPSPAPSWGRSRHADDGELRAEDAATVRSFELAEREINGERMDMGRVDEVVTVGDTEVWEVRNAHPVPHSFHVHDVQFRILTVDGREPPPQLAGPKDTVYLEPHRTYRLLMRFEDYTDAEVPYMYHCHMLLHEDEGMMGQFLVVEPGETA, encoded by the coding sequence ATGAGCGCCCGTCCGGGCCTCGCGGGCCTCGCGGCGCTCGGCGTCGCGCTGGCCGTTTCCGGGTGCGGCTCGTTCGGAGGTTCGGTGACGCCCGTGCGGGCCGTGGAGTTCGGCTCCGAGCTCGCGATCCCCCCGCTCGCCGGGTCGTCCGTCGTCGACGGCGTGCGCACGTTCGACCTCACCGCGCAGTCGGGTACGAGCGAGTTCCTGCCCGGCGTCGAGACGCCGACGTGGGGGTTCGACGGCCCGTACCTGGGCCCGACGCTGCGGGCCGAGCGCGGCGAGCGCGTCGCGGTCCGCGTCACCAACGAGCTCGACGAGGCCACGAGCGTGCACTGGCACGGCATGCACCTGCCGCCCGCGATGGACGGCGGGCCGCACCAGCCCGTCGCGCCGGGTCAGACGTGGGAGCCCACCTGGGAGATCGACCAGCCGGCGGCGACGCTGTGGTATCATCCGCACCCGCACGGTGCCACGGAGGAGCACGTGTACCGGGGCCTGGCCGGCCTGTTCCTGCTGGACGACGACGCCTCCCGGGCCGCGGTCCTGCCGTCGGAGTACGGCGTGGACGACGTGCCCGTCGTCGTGCAGGACAAGGTGTTCGACGACGCCGGCCGGCTGGAGCTGCAGCATGACGGCGGCGAGCCGGGCACGCTCGGCGACACCGTCATGACCAACGGGACCGTGGGCGCGTACCACGAGGTCACGACGGAGCGGGTACGGCTGCGGCTGCTGAACGGCTCCACGGCGCGCACCTACGCGTTCGGGTTCGCCGACCGGCCGTTCGACCTGGTCGCGACGGACGGCGGGCTGCTCGACGCGCCCGTGCGGCTCGACGAGGTACGCCTCGCGCCGGGCGAGCGCGCCGAGATCGTCGTCGCGCTCGAACCCGGCGAGGTCACGCGGCTGCGGTCGGCGGACCCGGACCTCGGGGGCATCGCCGCGTCGTTCGCGATGGGCGGCAACGACGCGTTCGACGTCCTGGAGCTGCGGGCCGGGGAGGATCTCGCGCCGTCGCCCGCCCCGTCGTGGGGGCGTTCCCGGCACGCGGACGACGGCGAGCTCCGTGCCGAGGACGCGGCCACGGTGCGGTCGTTCGAGCTCGCCGAGCGCGAGATCAACGGCGAGCGCATGGACATGGGGCGTGTCGACGAGGTCGTCACGGTGGGCGACACGGAGGTGTGGGAGGTGCGGAACGCCCACCCGGTGCCGCACAGCTTCCACGTGCACGACGTGCAGTTCCGGATTCTCACGGTCGACGGGCGCGAGCCGCCGCCGCAGCTCGCCGGGCCCAAGGACACCGTGTACCTGGAGCCGCACCGGACGTACCGCCTGCTGATGCGGTTCGAGGACTACACCGACGCGGAGGTGCCGTACATGTACCACTGCCACATGCTGCTGCACGAGGACGAGGGAATGATGGGGCAGTTCCTCGTGGTGGAGCCGGGCGAAACCGCCTGA